The following coding sequences lie in one Sorghum bicolor cultivar BTx623 chromosome 6, Sorghum_bicolor_NCBIv3, whole genome shotgun sequence genomic window:
- the LOC8060183 gene encoding protein NRT1/ PTR FAMILY 4.3 isoform X1, producing MSTMTIRGFVDWRGNPINREVHGGVRAAWFIYFLTVVANIVNVPNMLNMVTYLHGTIHMGVSRSATTVTNVLGATSGFALIGAFLSDSYITRSRTILIFGPLEFLGYGLLALQAHLPSLHPPPCNIEAEPSNCKEVHGWNSTLLFAALYISALGDGCMRACMPSLGADQFDHENPSESRQQSSFFNWYTFGISFGGFIGLILVVWLQNDKGWDIGFGLCAILILLGLLVVAVGLPFYRNQIPEGSPLTRILQVLVVAFRNRSLELPEKLEEAQESSTEPGCIEVLPETNSLKVLDKACINRGKDGVWSLCSRTKVEETKIVLRVLPLFISSIIGYISNPVLFTFTVQQGGMTNTRLGKIHVSPATLFIIPTIFQMVMLPVYDQFLVPFLRKRTGYASGITHLQRVGIGFTSIILASVIAAVVERKRKEAAVQMSLFWLTPQFFLLGVSDVTSFPGLLEFFNSEAPRGMKSIAAALFWCVLGLSSLLATFLVQIVNRATRHGHQAGWLEATSLNSSRLDLFYWVVAVVGFLAFLNYMFWAKRYVYRHNPRIVVR from the exons ATGAGTACCATGACAATTAGAGGCTTCGTGGACTGGAGAGGAAACCCCATCAACAGAGAAGTGCATGGAGGagtgagagcagcatggtttaTATATT TCCTGACAGTTGTGGCAAACATCGTGAATGTCCCAAATATGCTGAATATGGTAACCTATCTCCATGGAACAATTCATATGGGAGTGTCAAGATCTGCAACTACAGTCACTAATGTCCTTGGTGCTACATCTGGGTTTGCTTTGATAGGAGCCTTCCTCTCTGACTCTTACATCACTCGTTCAAGAACTATACTTATCTTTGGTCCATTGGAGTTTCTG GGCTACGGACTGCTTGCACTGCAAGCCCACCTTCCTTCACTACATCCACCTCCTTGCAATATTGAAGCAGAACCAAGTAACTGCAAAGAAGTCCATGGCTGGAATTCCACCCTGCTGTTTGCCGCCTTGTATATCAGTGCACTTGGTGATGGTTGTATGCGTGCTTGCATGCCATCCCTCGGAGCAGACCAGTTTGACCATGAAAATCCCTCTGAGTCACGCCAGCAATCTAGCTTCTTTAATTGGTACACCTTTGGGATCTCGTTTGGAGGCTTTATAGGGCTGATTCTAGTAGTGTGGCTTCAGAACGACAAAGGGTGGGACATTGGATTTGGCTTGTGTGCCATCCTAATTCTGCTTGGGCTGCTTGTGGTTGCTGTTGGTCTCCCTTTCTACCGCAACCAAATACCTGAAGGAAGCCCTCTAACCCGAATACTGCAA GTTCTTGTGGTCGCATTCAGAAACAGGAGCCTTGAGCTTCCAGAGAAACTGGAAGAAGCACAAGAAAGCAGTACTGAGCCAGGCTGTATTGAAGTACTCCCTGAAACAAATAGCTTGAA AGTCCTCGACAAAGCCTGCATCAACCGTGGGAAAGATGGAGTCTGGTCACTTTGCAGCAGGACGAAGGTGGAGGAGACAAAGATTGTGCTCCGTGTGCTTCCTCTGTTTATCAGCTCCATTATCGGATACATATCAAACCCTGTCCTCTTCACATTTACCGTGCagcaaggtggcatgacaaacaCAAGGCTGGGCAAGATCCATGTTTCCCCGGCTACACTGTTCATAATCCCCACCATATTCCAGATGGTAATGCTTCCAGTCTATGACCAATTCCTGGTGCCATTCTTACGCAAGCGCACAGGCTATGCTAGTGGCATTACTCATCTGCAGCGTGTGGGCATAGGCTTCACCTCCATCATACTTGCGTCAGTCATTGCAGCAGTCGTTGAGAGGAAAAGGAAGGAAGCTGCAGTGCAGATGTCCCTATTTTGGCTCACGCCTCAGTTCTTCTTGCTGGGAGTGTCAGACGTGACATCGTTTCCTGGGCTCCTCGAGTTCTTCAACAGTGAGGCGCCACGAGGCATGAAGTCGATCGCGGCAGCCTTGTTCTGGTGCGTCCTAGGGCTCTCGTCATTGCTAGCCACTTTCCTGGTGCAGATAGTGAACAGGGCCACGAGGCATGGGCACCAGGCAGGATGGCTCGAAGC
- the LOC8060183 gene encoding protein NRT1/ PTR FAMILY 4.3 isoform X2: MVYIFPDSCGKHRECPKYAEYGAFLSDSYITRSRTILIFGPLEFLGYGLLALQAHLPSLHPPPCNIEAEPSNCKEVHGWNSTLLFAALYISALGDGCMRACMPSLGADQFDHENPSESRQQSSFFNWYTFGISFGGFIGLILVVWLQNDKGWDIGFGLCAILILLGLLVVAVGLPFYRNQIPEGSPLTRILQVLVVAFRNRSLELPEKLEEAQESSTEPGCIEVLPETNSLKVLDKACINRGKDGVWSLCSRTKVEETKIVLRVLPLFISSIIGYISNPVLFTFTVQQGGMTNTRLGKIHVSPATLFIIPTIFQMVMLPVYDQFLVPFLRKRTGYASGITHLQRVGIGFTSIILASVIAAVVERKRKEAAVQMSLFWLTPQFFLLGVSDVTSFPGLLEFFNSEAPRGMKSIAAALFWCVLGLSSLLATFLVQIVNRATRHGHQAGWLEATSLNSSRLDLFYWVVAVVGFLAFLNYMFWAKRYVYRHNPRIVVR; this comes from the exons atggtttaTATATT TCCTGACAGTTGTGGCAAACATCGTGAATGTCCCAAATATGCTGAATATG GAGCCTTCCTCTCTGACTCTTACATCACTCGTTCAAGAACTATACTTATCTTTGGTCCATTGGAGTTTCTG GGCTACGGACTGCTTGCACTGCAAGCCCACCTTCCTTCACTACATCCACCTCCTTGCAATATTGAAGCAGAACCAAGTAACTGCAAAGAAGTCCATGGCTGGAATTCCACCCTGCTGTTTGCCGCCTTGTATATCAGTGCACTTGGTGATGGTTGTATGCGTGCTTGCATGCCATCCCTCGGAGCAGACCAGTTTGACCATGAAAATCCCTCTGAGTCACGCCAGCAATCTAGCTTCTTTAATTGGTACACCTTTGGGATCTCGTTTGGAGGCTTTATAGGGCTGATTCTAGTAGTGTGGCTTCAGAACGACAAAGGGTGGGACATTGGATTTGGCTTGTGTGCCATCCTAATTCTGCTTGGGCTGCTTGTGGTTGCTGTTGGTCTCCCTTTCTACCGCAACCAAATACCTGAAGGAAGCCCTCTAACCCGAATACTGCAA GTTCTTGTGGTCGCATTCAGAAACAGGAGCCTTGAGCTTCCAGAGAAACTGGAAGAAGCACAAGAAAGCAGTACTGAGCCAGGCTGTATTGAAGTACTCCCTGAAACAAATAGCTTGAA AGTCCTCGACAAAGCCTGCATCAACCGTGGGAAAGATGGAGTCTGGTCACTTTGCAGCAGGACGAAGGTGGAGGAGACAAAGATTGTGCTCCGTGTGCTTCCTCTGTTTATCAGCTCCATTATCGGATACATATCAAACCCTGTCCTCTTCACATTTACCGTGCagcaaggtggcatgacaaacaCAAGGCTGGGCAAGATCCATGTTTCCCCGGCTACACTGTTCATAATCCCCACCATATTCCAGATGGTAATGCTTCCAGTCTATGACCAATTCCTGGTGCCATTCTTACGCAAGCGCACAGGCTATGCTAGTGGCATTACTCATCTGCAGCGTGTGGGCATAGGCTTCACCTCCATCATACTTGCGTCAGTCATTGCAGCAGTCGTTGAGAGGAAAAGGAAGGAAGCTGCAGTGCAGATGTCCCTATTTTGGCTCACGCCTCAGTTCTTCTTGCTGGGAGTGTCAGACGTGACATCGTTTCCTGGGCTCCTCGAGTTCTTCAACAGTGAGGCGCCACGAGGCATGAAGTCGATCGCGGCAGCCTTGTTCTGGTGCGTCCTAGGGCTCTCGTCATTGCTAGCCACTTTCCTGGTGCAGATAGTGAACAGGGCCACGAGGCATGGGCACCAGGCAGGATGGCTCGAAGC